The Alcaligenes faecalis sequence GCCCGGCAACATATTCATGCCCCCTACCGATTGCCAGTAATCGCGGATAGCCAACTGCTGATCAAAGGTCGGCGAGTTCGTCATGACCTGATAGTTGCGGCTGTGGTGGATATGCTGCTTGCCGTCGATGTACTCAATAATGGCACTATCACCGGAAGAGTCCGACATGGACAAGTGCAAGGTCGCCAAACGCTCTTCGTTAGGGACTTTATCGCTGATCACCACGAAGGGATTCTTTTCCAAGGCGGCCACCGCTTCAGCCACTGTTGCGAAATTATCCAGTACGTACTGCCCCCACAAAGACATGCTCAAGGTTTTGTCGCCCTTTTGAGGGGTGGGGTACTCCGACTCCACCAACCACAGCAAATTGACGTTCAGTCCCTTTTCGTTGGCGCCGTCTGTCGAAGCCAGGTCATAACCCGACGCAATCACGCTGCCATATTTGGATGTCCATTCAATCGACGATGGACCTGCTTCACCGTTGCGCTTGGCGCCACGAGGAAAAATCCAGAGGTTGGTTCCAACGTCCAGCTTCCAATCCATGGAACGGCCGGTAATCACCTGACCGTTATCACCCAGAAAAACAGCTCGGGTACACGCCTGAGAGGCCGCAGGCACTAAAGCCAGCCCAACTGCGCACGCCAGCAAAGTACGACGACATTTTTTTAGCAACATCTTTCTCTCCAGAGAGGGCTAGCCGCCCAATCAATGAAACCCAAAACCGACTGTTTTCACAGCCGATACATTGGACACGTGTGTAACAAAAACAGGATTGAGGCAGTGCGTCAAGCCATGTGGCCCGTTGTGGCAGAAGACCTACAAATACATAAAAAAGAGCCCTCTTGATTTGAGAATGACAGCGACTGGATAATAATAACCGTTCTCATTTTTGTTCCTTGTGCTGATTTTTATGTCTCTCTTGTTTCCACTTTCTCCAGTTGCCCGTGCCGTAGCCATTCTTGCTGGCTCCATCGCCCCCTTCTCCTGTTCCTTGGCCCAACAGAGCGTCAACCAGCTCGACAACATCGTGGTTACGGCTTCCGGCTTTGAGCAAGCGGTTCAAGACGCCCCCGCCTCCATCAGCGTCGTTCCACGTACCGAACTAGAAAAGAAAGCCTACCGCGACGTCACCGACGCCTTACGGGATGTTCCCGGCGTTGTGATTACAGGTGGTGCAAGTAGCAGCGATATCAGTATCCGAGGCATGGCGTCGGCCTACACCTTGATTCTGGTTGACGGCAAGCGGCAAAACTCGCGTGAGACACGTCCCAACAGCGATGGTGCAGGTATCGAACAAGGCTGGTTGCCCCCCATGCAGGCAATCGAACGTATTGAAGTGATCCGCGGCCCCATGTCGTCCTTATATGGTTCGGAAGCCATGGGCGGGGTGATCAACATTATCACCCGCAAAGTCCACCAGGAATGGACCGGCTCGCTGCGCACCGAAGGCACCATCCAAGAAGATTCAAAGTCCGGCAATATCTATCAAGGCAATTTTTATCTGGCAGGCCCCATCAAGAAAGACATGCTGGGGCTGCAGATTTATGGCCAGGAATCCCGTCGCAATGAAGACAAAATTCTCGACGGCTTCAACAAGCAAAATACATCCTCGGGTACCGTCAAACTGACCTTGACGCCTTCGGCCAAACACGATTTTACCGCCGAGTTCTCACGGACTTTGCAAGAACGCACCTCTACGCCCGGCAAAAGCATGCCAGCCGAAACCTGCGGCAGAAACGGCACATGCGCACCCAACGAGCTCTCCACGAGCAAGTATTCTCGCAATGTGTTCTCCGTGGGCCACAACGGTCGCTGGGGACGGGCTGTTTCCAACACCTATGTACAACGTGAAGAGATTGATAACCCCGGCCGTAGCATGTTCCTGAAAAATACCGAGTTCAATACGCAATGGAGCCTGCCTTTAGGCGACCACATGCTGACCTCGGGCTTTCAATATCTGCATGAGCAACTGCGTGACAACGGCAATCAGTACAAGCCCGATGTCAATCGCCTGAGCCGAGAGCAATGGTCGGTATTCGCGGAGGACGAATGGAGCATGACCGACAACTTTGCCCTGACTGGCGGCTTGCGCATGACTCACGACGAGAACTATGGCAATCACTGGACTCCACGTCTTTATGGTGTCTGGCATGCCACCGAGCAACTGACCTTGAAGGGCGGTGTCTCCTCGGGTTTCAAGGCCCCCTCCCTGCGCTCTGCCGTGGCGGACTGGGGTCAGATCACCGGTGGTGGTGGCGTACCTGCCGTGATCGTTGGCAACCCGAACCTGAAGCCGGAAAAGAGCCTGAGCCAGGAACTGGGCATTGTGTGGGACAACCAGAACGGTATGGTCAACAGCCTGACCTTCTTCAATACGACCTTCAAAGACAAAATTACTGAAGTTCGACGGGGAGACTGTCCTAATCCTGATAACTTACCCATTTGTTCGTCCTATCCTGGTGGGCCTCAGATATATAAATTCGTAAGTGATCGAGTCAACGTAGACAAGGCCATCATGCGCGGTGTGGAAGCATCCACCACCTGGTCGATTACCGACGACCTGCGTTTGGCCGCCAACTATACCTACACCTACTCCAAGCAAAAGAGCGGTGAGTTCTCCGGCCAGCCTTTGAACAAGATGCCCAAACATATGTTTAATGCCACCCTGGATTGGGATGCCAATGAACAACTGGGCTTGTGGACTCGTGTCAACTACCGCGGCAAGACCTCGGACTACCTGAGCCGCACCCGCATGGCGCAAGGCACGCCTTCCTTTACCTTCCTGGATGCCGGCCTGAACTACAAGCTCAACAAGACCACCTCGTTTGGCTTTGGTATCTACAACATCCTTGACAAGCGCGTCACGGATGAGACCTTTGATGCTGTGTATGACGGCCGCCGTTACTGGGCTCAGCTCACTGTCGGTTTCTAAACACATCGCATCATGCAACATCAAAAACGGCCCTTTCCGGGCCGTTTTTTACACATCAGCTTAACGCATCCATTCAAAACTCCAGGCAAGCGAAAAAACCTGGCAATCTTGCGTAGCAATCCATGAGCTGATCCATCAAATACGCACTGTCTCGAGTTTCCAGAGCCAGCAGATTCTCCCGATAGTCCTCGTCAGCCAAACCAACCGCACTGCGCCCCGGATCAACACGGGCTCCGGCCAAAAGCTCGGACAACTTAGGGTCTTGCAAGCCCTCCAGGGCAGCGCGCAAGGACAGCTCTTGGTCAGTAAAACCGACTTGCCCGCCCTGGCCAGCTTGTAACGCCGCTTGCACTAGGGGCAACAAATTATCAATATCTTGCTTGCTAAGGTAAAACACATGCATGACACGTTCTCCACAGATTGGTGATCGGCGGTTCCAGCATACCGAAAGAAACAAGACAGGCGCTAGTACGCCATCATTTACAGAATTGAAAAGGAGTCCAAGACAAGGATGTGTAAACTCACTCACCTTCGCTGGCTACTGCTAGGATTATGGCCGCTGGCCTGCACGGCACAAGCTCAGGCGACGGATCCCCATTCGGCTGCCCTGTCCGACACCGGGGGCTCCCCACCTTACGCATTACAGATCACCCCCTACGCCTGGATTACCGGTTTATCCGGTGAGTCCTCGCCATTCAAACGCGCTCCCTCGCTGGATATCGAAAAATCCTTTTCCGATGTGCTGCACAATCTGCGCGCCGCCGCCTTTGTGAACACCTGGGCACGACGCAACCGCTATGTATTCAATGGCGATCTGCTCTACGTCAACACGCAAGAAAGTGAAGTAGTCGGTGGCTTGCCCTTGGTCGGCGCTGCCGAGGGGACGGTGGATACGCGGCTGTTCATGGCCACCTTGCAAGGTGGGTATCGTGTCTATGACTCCGAACAAGCCAGCATGGATGCACTGGCCGGTTTTTCGTATTGGGATATTCGCACCCGTGCCCATCTGAGCACGGCAGGCCGGACCAAACACCACGAAGAAAGCTTTAGCTGGGTTGACCCTATGATCGGGCTGCGTGCGTTCTATCGCTTCACCCCCGAGCTGTCCACGCATGCCCAGGTCCATCTAGGCGGTTTTAGTGTGGGCTCGCGCCTGAGCTATCAGGCCACGCTGACGCTGAACTACGACCTGTCGGAACATTTCTCCATTGCGGCCGGGTACAAAATGCTGGATGTGGATTATCGTCGCTCCGGCCACGTCTTTGACACGCGCATGTCAGGCCCCGTGCTGGGACTGAGCTGGCGCTACTAAGTTTCTTTTTGGAATGATTTTGTGTTTCAAGTCACTGCCCTCGTCTTTGCCCTGTATATCGTCTGGCGACTGATCAAACCATTGCCAATCAAACCCTGGATCAAGTGGCTGTTAAGTGCCTTGGCCATTGCCGCCACCCTGCACCATTACACCGTCGCCCTGTTCTGGGGCACCCGCGCGTCCCCGGAAATTCCCGCCCAAGTCATCATGATCTTGGGTTGGGCTTTTGGAACAGTCTTGCTGGCCACCTGCCTTACCTTGATCACCGATCTGGCAGGTTTGTTGATGCGCCTCCTGTACAAACCTGCCGGACTGATACTGCTGCGCTCACCCGCCTTGCGCGGTGTGCTGGGTATCGCCGCTGTCAGTCTTTCCGCATTGGGCGTGTGGCAGGCTGTGCAAGTTCCAGAAGTGAAATCCATCGACGTAAAGGTAAAGGGCCTCCCCCCTAGCCTGGATGGGTTCAAGCTGATGCAACTGACCGATCTGCACGCCAGTCGCCTGCTGCAAGGGCCGTGGGTACAGGCCATTGTGGACAAAACACAGGCCTTAAAACCG is a genomic window containing:
- a CDS encoding linear amide C-N hydrolase, whose amino-acid sequence is MLLKKCRRTLLACAVGLALVPAASQACTRAVFLGDNGQVITGRSMDWKLDVGTNLWIFPRGAKRNGEAGPSSIEWTSKYGSVIASGYDLASTDGANEKGLNVNLLWLVESEYPTPQKGDKTLSMSLWGQYVLDNFATVAEAVAALEKNPFVVISDKVPNEERLATLHLSMSDSSGDSAIIEYIDGKQHIHHSRNYQVMTNSPTFDQQLAIRDYWQSVGGMNMLPGTSRAADRFARASFYIDAVPRNLSDDKAVASVLSVMRNASTPYGMTVPDQPNNSSTRWRTVFDHQRSLYYFDSVLSPGAFWVDMKKVDFSAETGKVMKLDLGPEQSTVYMGEALEHFKPAKPFQFLPAKASAI
- a CDS encoding ligand-gated channel protein, with product MSLLFPLSPVARAVAILAGSIAPFSCSLAQQSVNQLDNIVVTASGFEQAVQDAPASISVVPRTELEKKAYRDVTDALRDVPGVVITGGASSSDISIRGMASAYTLILVDGKRQNSRETRPNSDGAGIEQGWLPPMQAIERIEVIRGPMSSLYGSEAMGGVINIITRKVHQEWTGSLRTEGTIQEDSKSGNIYQGNFYLAGPIKKDMLGLQIYGQESRRNEDKILDGFNKQNTSSGTVKLTLTPSAKHDFTAEFSRTLQERTSTPGKSMPAETCGRNGTCAPNELSTSKYSRNVFSVGHNGRWGRAVSNTYVQREEIDNPGRSMFLKNTEFNTQWSLPLGDHMLTSGFQYLHEQLRDNGNQYKPDVNRLSREQWSVFAEDEWSMTDNFALTGGLRMTHDENYGNHWTPRLYGVWHATEQLTLKGGVSSGFKAPSLRSAVADWGQITGGGGVPAVIVGNPNLKPEKSLSQELGIVWDNQNGMVNSLTFFNTTFKDKITEVRRGDCPNPDNLPICSSYPGGPQIYKFVSDRVNVDKAIMRGVEASTTWSITDDLRLAANYTYTYSKQKSGEFSGQPLNKMPKHMFNATLDWDANEQLGLWTRVNYRGKTSDYLSRTRMAQGTPSFTFLDAGLNYKLNKTTSFGFGIYNILDKRVTDETFDAVYDGRRYWAQLTVGF